The following coding sequences lie in one Rutidosis leptorrhynchoides isolate AG116_Rl617_1_P2 chromosome 6, CSIRO_AGI_Rlap_v1, whole genome shotgun sequence genomic window:
- the LOC139853335 gene encoding bet1-like SNARE 1-2: protein MSYRRDNRASRNSLFDNLDGIEEGGLRASSSYSRDIDELENEKSINSLQDRVVFLKRLTGDIHEEVQSHNRMLDKMGNGMDSTRGIMSGTMDRFKMVFEKKYSRRTCKLVAYFVLSFGIIYYLFRFLMVKK, encoded by the exons ATGAGCTATCGAAG GGACAATCGTGCATCAAGAAACTCTCTATTTGATAACCTTGATGGCATTGAGGAGGGTGGTCTCAGGGCTTCTTCTTCATATTCTCGTGATATTGATGAGCTCGAAAATGAAAAATCTATAAATAGCTTGCAAGACAGAGTTGTTTTTCTAAAGAGA TTGACTGGTGACATACATGAGGAGGTGCAGAGTCATAATCGAATGCTGGACAAAATG GGCAACGGGATGGATTCCACAAGGGGGATTATGTCAGGAACTATGGATCGGTTCAAGATG GTATTTGAGAAGAAATATAGTCGGAGAACATGTAAGCTTGTGGCATATTTTGTCCTGTCTTTCGGCATCATATACTACTTGTTCAG GTTCCTCATGGTTAAAAAGTAG